One Phaseolus vulgaris cultivar G19833 chromosome 4, P. vulgaris v2.0, whole genome shotgun sequence DNA window includes the following coding sequences:
- the LOC137838278 gene encoding uncharacterized protein, with protein sequence MTTECVEKRLYQMMGEALRDSLNQYESETGAAKDQVQQLKRDLTMRGLEFSRLENALKDELRSERKNSVELDKKLNVKFLEVTELEGRLVHQQEKITDLEEILKAKKAYVDELEAKSIEKEDLLGKSETAKDQKAKELSETATKLAQALEENEKLKKQIEELDLSAANVLTSGFGVALEQFACAYPDLDLSQFSICHEVVDGKIVPSDYHFHLPLCFETF encoded by the coding sequence ATGACTACTGAGTGCGTAGAGAAGCGCCTTTACCAGATGATGGGCGAGGCTTTAAGGGACTCCTTGAACCAGTATGAATCCGAAACCGGTGCTGCGAAGGACCAAGTCCAACAACTTAAGCGTGATCTTACGATGCGGGGATTGGAGTTTTCGCGGTTAGAGAATGCTCTGAAGGACGAGTTGCGGAGCGAACGTAAAAACAGCGTTGAGCTAGACAAAAAGCTCAACGTCAAGTTCTTAGAGGTCACCGAACTCGAGGGCAGACTCGTGCATCAGCAGGAGAAGATAACGGACCTGGAGGAGATCCTTAAGGCTAAAAAGGCCTACGTGGATGAGCTCGAGGCCAAATCAATTGAGAAGGAGGACCTGCTGGGCAAAAGCGAAACCGCCAAGGATCAAAAAGCCAAGGAACTGAGCGAGACTGCAACAAAGCTTGCCCAGGCGCTTGAGGAGAACGaaaagctgaagaaacaaattgaagaactcgacCTCAGTGCTGCAAATGTTCTGACTTCCGGGTTTGGCGTGGCCttggagcagtttgcttgtGCTTACCCCGACTTGGACCTTTCTCAGTTCTCGATTTGccatgaagtggtagatggaaaaatTGTACCTTCAGATTATCATTTCCATTTGCCGCTTTGTTTTGAAACATTCTGA
- the LOC137838279 gene encoding uncharacterized protein produces the protein MGMAMDWFINLPEGHITSFAQLSRLFREQYLANRTPAPVSYDLFDVKQFQGETLKEYISRFGAQVVKVGTKEEPMIVYAFRKGVRPGSFSKTLNRSRPETFAEIRRQAVEHIASEGETYEKCATAAPARPKVQIRTQPVRVHQAVTERKHLDRKRAYEPRRTQPKGRVEEGREGSRPPRHNFVMELKDLIAVPSIADRLRPPVKSNRVLGPRKESWCEFHEAFGHHINNCLALGYQLDELVNNGFLKDYLMEKQAGRSSGSQPEGSEGQQHEAPVLGEIHTIAGGFSGGGCTASQRKRSVMSVEVFEDHSLDVDITFTKEDLRDVVPHDNDPIVILLVTAGRTVHRVLVDQGSSANVMFWRTFERLVTYRPAEAIWGLLIRFCG, from the coding sequence AtggggatggctatggattggtttatcAACCTCCCAGAGGGCCACATCACGTCCTTCGCCCAACTTTCACGACTATTTAGAGAGCAGTATCTGGCCAACAGAACTCCCGCCCCAGTCTCGTACGATCTTTTCGACGTCAAGCAGTTCCAAGGCGAAACCCTAAAAGAATACATAAGTCGCTTCGGGGCACAGGTAGTGAAAGTGGGCACCAAGGAGgaacccatgattgtgtacgcgttcAGGAAGGGGGTGCGTCCCGGATCTTTCAGTAAAACGCTTAATCGCAGTCGCCCCGAAACCTTCGCCGAAATAAGGCGACaagcggtagagcatattgcctCGGAAGGTGAAACGTACGAGAAGTGCGCGACCGCTGCGCCAGCGCGTCCCAAGGTACAGATACGCACGCAACCCGTTCGGGTTCACCAAGCCGTCACGGAGAGAAAACACTTAGACAGGAAGCGCGCTTACGAGCCACGGAGGACCCAACCTAAGGGTCGAGTAgaggaaggaagagaaggaaGCAGGCCACCGAGGCACAACTTTGTGATGGAACTCAAAGATCTGATTGCGGTGCCCAGCATAgccgacaggttgaggccaccggtAAAATCTAACAGGGTGCTGGGACCTCGCAAGGAgtcatggtgcgaattccacgaagcattcgggcaccatattaacaactgtttggcgcttggctatcagttggatgagctcgtgAATAATGGTTTCTTGAAGGATTACTTGATGGAGAAGCAAGCGGGACGATCGTCAGGCTCGCAACCGGAGGGCAGTGAGGGACAGCAGCATGAGGCGCCCGTTCTCGGcgaaatccacaccatagctggtggattctcGGGTGGCGGGTGTACTGCGTCACAACGTAAAAGGTCTGTGATGTCAGTGGAAGTTTTTGAGGACCACTCGCtcgatgtggacatcacgttcactaaggaagacctcagggatgttgtgccgcacgacaacgatcccattgtgatCTTGCTTGTTACGGCAGGGAGGACGGTTCATCGGGTcttggtcgaccaaggaagctcggcaaaTGTGATGTTCTGGCGGACCTTCGAAAGGCTAGTTACCTACAgaccagctgaggccatatgggggctgcttataCGGTTTTGCGGGTGA